A region from the Lolium perenne isolate Kyuss_39 chromosome 4, Kyuss_2.0, whole genome shotgun sequence genome encodes:
- the LOC127346577 gene encoding F-box/kelch-repeat protein At3g23880-like: MATGKHPRLGPLPVTGTSNDGVLPLDLLYDILLRLPAKPLCRFRAVCTSWHSLLCHRDFIAAHRRCHSSQRIAVGICGHGQLPCLVILDMESGRVVKRVSTSNYRRSHKMRAVIPHRAVGVVGMDMRLSLMDFATGAISLLPDHAPPRDYTTVSYTVGRAAPTGEYKVLAIAIILKERRHVCKILTLGGGGNGDGGQRRWRGTGSPPCRVVSPPVPSYNRQTTVVEGVAYFLVFSSCLWYNPELNTAEHDWIMAFSLDTEAWRPDPIQGPTGCFGIGLGGLDGHLVACHDDRKTCVELWYLVDPDQALWSMLHQIVMPYHGLPTSSLRQPEHFEKPLAIMDDGRILVWMRVPTAPGSGGVLVTVLRVYDPRTGDFTDGTRVTNCHDMGVHTWSMLYFGRGADTK, translated from the coding sequence ATGGCCACGGGAAAACATCCTCGTCTTGGACCTCTTCCGGTCACCGGCACCAGCAACGACGGCGTCCTGCCACTGGACCTGCTCTACGAcatcctcctccgcctccccgCCAAGCCGCTGTGCCGCTTCCGCGCCGTCTGCACCTCATGGCACTCCCTGCTCTGCCACCGGGACTTCATCGCCGCCCACCGGCGCTGCCACTCCTCACAGCGCATAGCCGTCGGCATATGCGGCCATGGACAGCTCCCCTGCTTGGTCATCCTAGACATGGAATCCGGCCGCGTCGTCAAACGCGTGAGCACCAGCAATTACCGTCGTTCACATAAGATGCGCGCTGTGATCCCTCACCGGGCGGTGGGCGTCGTCGGTATGGACATGCGGCTCAGCCTAATGGACTTCGCTACCGGGGCCATCTCCCTCTTGCCCGACCACGCGCCGCCGCGGGACTACACCACGGTCTCTTACACGGTCGGCCGCGCGGCCCCTACAGGAGAGTACAAGGTGCTGGCCATAGCCATCATCCTGAAAGAGCGGCGGCACGTTTGCAAGATCCTCaccctcggcggcggcggcaatgGCGACGGCGGCCAGCGGCGCTGGAGGGGCACGGGAAGCCCTCCCTGCAGGGTGGTATCACCTCCCGTGCCATCGTACAACAGACAGACGACCGTCGTCGAGGGGGTTGCCTACTTCTTGGTGTTCTCGAGTTGCTTGTGGTACAACCCCGAGCTGAACACGGCGGAGCACGACTGGATCATGGCATTCAGCTTGGATACGGAAGCGTGGCGGCCAGACCCAATCCAAGGGCCCACGGGCTGCTTTGGCATCGGGCTAGGAGGTCTCGATGGTCATCTGGTCGCTTGCCACGACGACCGAAAAACCTGCGTGGAGCTATGGTACCTCGTCGACCCTGATCAAGCTCTCTGGTCCATGTTGCACCAGATCGTCATGCCCTACCATGGACTCCCAACGTCATCGTTGCGGCAACCCGAGCACTTCGAGAAACCTTTAGCGATTATGGACGATGGTAGGATCTTGGTGTGGATGCGGGTCCCCACAGCCCCGGGGTCTGGCGGCGTCCTGGTCACAGTATTGCGGGTCTATGACCCGAGGACCGGAGATTTCACGGACGGGACCCGGGTGACCAACTGCCACGACATGGGCGTGCACACATGGAGCATGCTATATTTCGGACGGGGAGCTGACACAAAGTAA
- the LOC127346576 gene encoding uncharacterized protein — protein sequence MSTTDADRKIKFMTYNVWSNEHVAVYRRMQAVSDLIARHDPDVILLQEVTPYMKDILRKSPWWRQYYEKCHAPDCFAILLTKFTTGQLGDIIPDVAWLRPLSLPKGLLSVFLYWKCRRLTETAVDAGVEGRLHPMYCDHKLIVSTCLFPGPSQSGIHSKDRLDKADQYLEYIDRRADPNAVLGGDMNWDDDLDGPFPIEGRKGWVDAWCELRGDNGSAGGLTYDSVANPMLRSFKSGRTRPDRFICKLRDFNLDSIEMIGTEAIPGVTYYDDKGNQLPVLPSHHFGLMLTVSPKHD from the exons ATGTCTACCACCGATGCAGATCGGAAGATCAAGTTCATGACCTACAACGTCTGGAGCAATGAGCACGTTGCGGTGTATCGAAGGATGCAGGCGGTTTCCGATCTCATAGCTCGCCATGACCCGGACGTCATCCTCTTGCAG GAGGTCACGCCGTATATGAAGGATATCCTTCGCAAGTCTCCATGGTGGAGGCAGTATTACGAGAAATGCCATGCTCCGGACTGTTTTGCCATACTA CTAACCAAGTTTACAACAGGGCAGCTAGGTGATATCATTCCAGATGTAGCATGGTTGAGGCCGCTATCACTGCCCAAAGGTTTGTTGTCAGTATTTCTCTACTGGAAGTGCAGACGACTTACCGAGACCGCGGTCGATGCAGGTGTCGAGGGCCGCCTCCACCCCATGTATTGCGACCACAAGCTGATCGTATCGACATGTCTCTTCCCTGGCCCCTCCCAGTCGGGGATTCACTCCAAGGACAGGCTCGACAAAGCCGACCAGTACCTGGAGTACATCGATAGGCGCGCTGACCCCAACGCCGTGCTCGGAGGCGACATGAACTGGGACGACGACCTCGACGGCCCCTTCCCCATCGAGGGCCGCAAGGGGTGGGTGGATGCCTGGTGCGAGCTGCGGGGCGACAATGGCAGCGCCGGGGGGTTGACGTACGACTCGGTAGCGAACCCGATGCTGCGGAGCTTCAAGTCAGGGCGGACGAGGCCAGACAGGTTCATATGCAAGCTCAGAGACTTCAACTTGGACAGCATCGAGATGATCGGGACAGAGGCCATTCCGGGTGTGACCTATTACGATGACAAGGGAAACCAGCTGCCGGTTCTCCCCAGCCATCACTTCGGGCTGATGCTCACGGTCTCGCCTAAGCATGACTAA
- the LOC139838842 gene encoding F-box/kelch-repeat protein At3g23880-like: MAMAPTLLHLPHQRSGTPPIDATSNDGILPIDLTQEILQRLPTEPICRFRAVCRSWRSMLSHPDFIAAARNPGPLLAAAVLENFSKVLDTESGDEVKQVDFAAADGGSSCCSLDSKSHERAVCVVGKDRRQISLLDPATGAISVLPDHTQLEGATTWCTIGRSASTGEHKVLTIAATSTMSSEAEACKILTLSCTDHVWRETASAPMKAARTRTGFPVVNGVAYMLGCLRAGSEFSHRIMEFDLDREAWRPATIRTPVILFGLNLCELQGHLVVACDNRSTAIDIWFLVDSQRSTWSKRYTITMPHHHHNPLSYHVYFEKPLAILDDGRIVMWMRVASMNIHVHDDTFLRIYDPRTETFSDGTIIPSCNRATVFTWSLLHTGHEGALDTVARQALIRRRHQ; this comes from the coding sequence ATGGCGATGGCTCCGACGCTTCTTCATCTACCACATCAGCGATCGGGCACTCCTCCTATCGACGCCACCAGCAACGACGGCATCCTGCCCATAGACCTGACCCAGGAAATCCTGCAGCGCCTCCCCACCGAGCCGATCTGCCGTTTCCGCGCCGTCTGCAGGTCATGGCGGTCCATGCTGTCCCACCCGGACTTCATCGCCGCCGCCCGAAACCCTGGCCCGCTCCTCGCCGCCGCAGTGCTCGAGAACTTCTCCAAGGTCCTAGACACGGAGTCCGGTGACGAAGTCAAGCAGGTAGACTTTGCTGCCGCCGACGGgggctcctcctgctgctctctGGATTCCAAGAGCCATGAGCGTGCCGTGTGTGTCGTCGGCAAGGACCGGCGGCAGATCAGCCTCCTCGACCCGGCCACCGGCGCTATCTCGGTCTTGCCCGACCACACGCAGCTAGAGGGCGCCACCACTTGGTGCACCATTGGTCGGTCGGCCTCTACGGGAGAGCACAAGGTGCTCACTATTGCTGCCACAAGCACcatgtcgagcgaggccgaggccTGCAAGATCCTCACCCTCAGTTGCACGGACCATGTGTGGAGGGAGACCGCAAGTGCTCCTATGAAGGCGGCGAGGACTCGCACGGGTTTCCCTGTTGTCAATGGGGTCGCCTACATGCTGGGATGCCTCAGGGCTGGCTCCGAGTTCAGCCACAGGATCATGGAGTTCGACCTCGACCGCGAGGCGTGGCGACCGGCTACCATCCGAACCCCAGTAATCCTTTTTGGCCTCAACTTATGTGAACTGCAAGGCCATCTAGTCGTCGCATGCGACAATCGCAGCACCGCAATAGATATATGGTTTCTAGTGGACTCGCAGAGGTCTACCTGGTCCAAGCGATACACCATCAccatgcctcaccatcaccaTAACCCTTTGTCCTACCATGTCTACTTTGAGAAGCCATTGGCGATCCTGGACGATGGGAGGATCGTCATGTGGATGCGGGTAGCTAGCATGAACATCCATGTCCACGACGACACGTTTTTGCGGATCTACGACCCAAGAACAGAAACTTTCTCCGACGGGACAATAATACCCAGCTGCAACCGTGCCACCGTGTTTACATGGAGCTTGTTGCACACAGGACACGAAGGTGCATTAGACACGGTAGCAAGGCAAGCACTAATCAGAAGGCGCCATCAATGA
- the LOC139838843 gene encoding putative F-box protein At1g50870, whose product MAPTLHPARLRSSTPPIVATSNDGVLPLELLLDILLRLPTESICRFRAVCRSWRSLLCHPDLIAAAQNPGPLLAAAVSDSLLLYWSCESTILNIENGDEVKRLSGWCSWSSGDCSLDSMIHERVVCVTRKDQPIGLVDPLSGDICVLPDHKPAPDAFTWCTIGCAATGEYKVLVVTATPAMSSEVCKILTLNGGDHSWRETGSPPFRVLKWWIGLGFPIINGIAYILGYIACAAHQMIIESNLDCEACEEKKMIMEFDLDCEEWRPNFLQGPLDLFIITLADLQGHLVAVFENDDDTTVELWFLVDSKLSIWSKRYTITMTYHHTPSSAWYFDKPLAVLEDGRIVMSMMLVPYPEMSTLVSNSTIDNARDRFLRIYDPTTKSFSDGEIVPNCNHITVFTWSLLHTGPRGALDRVARLALISRRQH is encoded by the coding sequence ATGGCTCCGACGCTCCATCCAGCACGCCTGCGATCGAGCACACCTCCTATCGTCGCCACCAGCAACGACGGTGTGCTGCCACTTGAGCTGCTGCTCGACATCCTGCTGCGCCTCCCCACGGAGTCGATATGTCGTTTCCGTGCCGTCTGCAGGTCATGGCGGTCCCTCCTTTGCCACCCGGACCTCATCGCCGCCGCCCAAAATCCTGGCCCGCTCCTCGCCGCCGCAGTGAGCGACTCTCTTTTGTTATACTGGTCCTGCGAGTCGACGATCCTGAACATAGAGAACGGGGATGAAGTTAAGCGGCTATCcgggtggtgcagctggagctccGGTGACTGCTCTCTGGATTCCATGATCCATGAGCGTGTAGTATGTGTCACCCGCAAAGACCAGCCGATCGGTCTCGTCGACCCTCTCTCCGGTGATATTTGCGTTTTGCCGGACCACAAGCCGGCACCGGATGCCTTCACTTGGTGCACAATCGGTTGTGCCGCAACGGGAGAGTACAAGGTGCTCGTCGTCACTGCGACGCCTGCGATGTCGAGCGAGGTCTGCAAGATCCTAACCCTCAATGGCGGAGACCACTCCTGGAGGGAGACTGGAAGCCCACCTTTCAGGGTGCTTAAGTGGTGGATAGGCTTAGGCTTCCCTATCATTAATGGGATCGCTTACATCTTGGGATACATCGCTTGTGCGGCGCACCAGATGATCATTGAGTCCAACCTGGACTGTGAGGCGTGTGAGGAGAAAAAGATGATCATGGAGTTCGACCTCGACTGCGAGGAGTGGCGACCCAATTTCCTCCAAGGCCCCTTAGACCTTTTTATCATCACCTTAGCTGACTTGCAAGGCCACCTTGTCGCGGTATTTGAAAACGATGACGACACTACCGTAGAGCTATGGTTCCTAGTGGACTCGAAGTTGTCTATCTGGTCCAAGCGGTACACCATCACCATGACTTACCACCACACCCCCTCATCAGCCTGGTACTTTGACAAGCCATTGGCGGTGCTGGAAGACGGAAGGATCGTCATGTCGATGATGCTCGTGCCCTACCCGGAGATGTCAACGTTGGTGTCTAACTCGACGATCGACAACGCCCGTGACAGGTTTCTGCGTATCTATGACCCAACAACCAAGTCTTTCTCAGACGGGGAAATAGTGCCCAACTGCAACCATATCACCGTGTTTACATGGAGCTTGCTGCACACAGGACCGAGAGGTGCATTAGACAGGGTAGCAAGGCTAGCATTAATAAGTAGACGACAACATTGA